The Amphiprion ocellaris isolate individual 3 ecotype Okinawa chromosome 12, ASM2253959v1, whole genome shotgun sequence region ATAAAAGTATAATTTTACTCCAGTAATTGGTAAAATCTGAATGCAGCAAGAAACATCCCAAGTGATCTAAATTAAATTATCTGCCAGTTTTCAGTCAGTTACGGCATTTCTTTTCAtgcctctttctgtttttagacCTTAAATTAATGATGTGCGAAATTAAACTACCCAACAGCTTACACAAGTACAGCTACAACAATATTcatcttaaatatttaaataaaaaacaaatactaaGTGCAGAAAAATGTAGCCTGTGATTGTTAAACTCTTATATGTAAATGATTAgattatattcatatttttactatttatttatttatttatttatttatttatttttcctagctgatttaaatgtatgaaaacaGTGTAAAGTGTAATTTTTATGTTCGCAAATTGAAAAAGAATTAATTGATATTAATAAAATTCAGACTTTTGATTTGGACATTGTTTTCAATGATTTTACTACACCATAAGTCattgcaaaattaccacaaaaaaacatgaaatcaccagaaaaacatgtaaacacactaTAAATAGATGCaacatcaccacaaaaaaacaaggaatcaccacaaaaacatgcaaaaccaaaaaaaagacatgaaaccactgcaaaaacatggaaacacaCCATAAATAGTtgctaaatgaccaaaaaaaacatgaaatcaccaaaaaaacatgcaaaatcaacaAAGAACcagaaacagccacaaaaaaatgcatttgtacCAAAAGTCGTtgcaaattcaccaaaaaaaagcaaaattcaccacaaaaagacacaaaatcaccccaaaaacatgcaaagacaccataaatagctgaaaaatcaccacaaagatacaaaatcaccacaaaaacatgcaatcaataaaaaaatgcaaaatcaccacataaaatatgaaatcatcacaaaaacatgcaaacacaccgTAAGTCAttgcaaaatcaacaaaaaagacatgaaatcacaagaaaaatacacaaacacatcatgaaaagtcacataatcatcataaaaacaaacaaaaagacgtgacatcacaacaaaaatatgcaaaaatccCCCAATAAGagtaaatttaaaacatttacaggTATAAAGTAATTATGAAAGTGATTTTTGTGGTATCAGTACTTCATCTAGTCGTGCTGCAGCACTACGAGCTCATAGGAGGTTAAATTAAAGTCTGCAGAGGATTCTGTCATCGCAGTAAAAGTTCCCTCAGCACCCTATAGAACTCATAAATTACTTGTCAGGACCTCGACAGATGTTTGTCTGGACGCTCACCTCTGGGTTGGGAGGTTTGACATTCCTGGAGGGTGTAGAGACCCTGGAGGTATAAAGACCTCCAGAAGGAGCCTCCAGGTCCAGTCTGcagcagaaccttcagaaccTTCATGATGAGCCGTAGTCCAGAGAGGATGTCTTCGTACCGCCGACACTTTGACGGATCTCTGGCGTTTGTTTCTGGATGTCAGGTCCGAGTGTCCAGCCCGTCTCCGACCCGCAGAGAGAACCGGCACCGGTCGGTCAGCTTCACCCGGGCCGGAGCCGGTACCGGTACCGGGCGTCGGAccttcagctccaagtcccgcATGACCAGGTAGGTTTCCTTTATATTGGTTTTTACAGAgagatgtatttttattacttgactccctaaaaatgtttttataagtagcataaatgtcagtaaaaaataattattaaaaataatatttatgtcACAGTTCATAAAGTAAGTTCaactcaaaataaaaaaataaaataaaataataaaaaatactcgtgataaaagacaagacagtaaaataaatacaataaaattaaaatctaaaaataatagGGATAAATGAAAAGttgtcaaaataaatgaaataaaataaacataaaaataattgtGGTAAAAGACAAGGcagtaaaattaataataaaatagtaaaatattaaaaataatagtaataagaCATGAGACGGTAAAGtgaatacaataaaatcaaaatatttaaataatacgGATGAAACACAAGACagtgaatttaattaaataaaataacagtgataaaacaagacaataaaataaataaaataaaatataaaaataatagagacaaaacacaagatgttaaaataaatcaaataaaatgaaaatagaaaaataatagCGATTAAACAccaggcaaaaaaataaataaaataaaaatatagaaagtaATAATGATAAAACACTGAACAGTAAAATCAACAGCTCCAAATGCCTCATGACCAGGTAGGTCgctttaattaatatttttatagtttaattaaagaaaagTGACGGTGGTTCTGGATCTGCTTCTTCCTCCTGCAGCGCCGTCAGTTTGGGAACTCTGTGCTTCGGGATGTCGATGGGACTCGGACCCAAACTGGACCTGGAGGCGGCCGCAGCAGAGAACCAGGCCTTTATGTTGACCCGCAGCAAGGAGAGGCAGGAGATGGTGGCGCTGAATGACCGGCTGGCAGTTTATATCGAAAAGGTAACGCACAAATCCACCTTAAATATATAGAGACAGACACAAATCCACCTTAAATATACAGATACAGACACAAATCCACCTTAAATATATAGATACAGACACAAATCCACCTTAAATATATAGATACAGACACAAATCCAccttaaatacacacaaaaacacacaaatccacCTTAAATATATAGATACAGACATAAGTCCACcttaaatacacacatacagacataaATCCACcttaaatacacacagacacagaattatagaaaatataagaatataaaaactgtaatattctgGCAGCTTAGGCATCAAAAACTACagtaaattaacagaaaatagccttttcataaaaatacagtaatttttcATGATTAAAATGCAGGTTTACatgagaaaatgtaattttctggcTTTTTAATGTCTGATTATGAATATTACTatgaaattaccaaaaataaacagatacaTCATGataaaaactatattttaattgtcattttctatctctttttgtctcaatttttgtcattttcaatctcctcttgttttttttgtcattttcaatctctttttgttattttttgtaattttttttcattgagttgctgccatgtgattggctcattagctatttgtgttaagaAGCTATTGAACcagtgtacctaataaagtggccgcTGAGCGTCTATATAAAAGTCTGTTCATTTCTTGACTCCTGAACTTTTGCACCCAAAACTATCTGAACTAAACCTTCTAGCTGTTATTGAACGTGTTTTTTTACTCTCAGCTTGTAATTTTCGAGTCATTCTGTtaattctgagtttttttttcctgcaggttcGAACTCTGGAGTCCCAGAACAAGCTGCTGGAGTCGGAGATCGAGGCTGTGAAAAGTCGCCACGTCCGACCTTCAGGCCTCCGGCAGCTCTATGAGGCTCAGCTGAaggagctgaggagggaggCTGagcagatgaagaaccagagGGTGAGGAATTAACATTAAAACGTGTTTAGATGACAGAAGTTGGTCGAACCTGGCTTCCTCTGTGCAGGATGTGACTGTAGCAGCGAAGGAGGCGATGCTCGGCCAGCTGGAGCTGCTGAAGACCAAACATGAAGAAGCTGTGGAGGCCAGGAGGAAGACGGAGGAGGACATCGAGGCTCTACGTCCGGTGAGGCTCCGTTTAAACATCTGGAGAAGGTTTTTTCTGGAGCGTTTAGGCTTCATGAGTCTGTTTTCTGTCCCAGGAGGTGGATAAAGCCACGTCGGCCCGCATCGCTCTGGAGAagcagctggagaacctggaggctGAGGTGGTTTTCCTGCAGAGAGTTCACAAGGAGGTGACTCAGTTCAGATGTTCTTCTAACCAGAGGAAGACCTGGAACATGACGGCTGTCCTCACAAGGAGATGAATGAATTTACcctccacatttcagcacaaacaatgattttatttttattactatattgtttatttgtaaaataatttgtattttttgtgagtACAATGTGAGGCtacatctgtaaaaaaaacaaacaaacaaaaaaacaacaacaaaaagaaatgtctttGTGCGCCACAGTTTATTAGGTAAATGCAGctcaaaacagaataaataaaaaatgtataaaaaatattaaaataatagtaataaaatgcaagacagcaaaataaataaaataaataaaaaatattaaaataataacgaTAACACAAGAtggtaaaattaataataaataaaaaatataaaaataataccgataaaacacaagacaattaaataaaaatattaaaatagctaTAAAACACGAGACcgtgaaatgaataaaatgaaattaaaatataaaataactcaaaatgaataaaataaaacaaaaacaaatattagtaataaaacacaagatagtaaaatacagaaaaaactatgaaaacataataaaagaCAAGAgagtaaaactaaaaaaataaaataaaaatataaaaaataataattatgagacgaaaattaaataaataaaataaaattaaactttaaaaataatagtGATGAAACAGAAGAaggtaaattaaataaaataaaacaaaaaataaaaagaatgatGATAAAGACAagatggtaaaataaataaaattaaaatataaaaataacagtgatgaaacacaagacaatacaataaagaaaattaaattcatataataattaaattataataaaatacaaggaattaaaattaataaaatttaattaagcTATAAAAATAATAGTGATAAAACAGTAGaaggtaaaataataaataaaataaaaatctaaaagaactcaaaagagaataaaacacgaacaaataataaaaataacagataaaatacagaaagtaaaattttaaaataagataaaaatgataGTGATAAAACATAAGGtggcaaaataaacaaaataaaaagctaaaacataaaaataatggtgataaaacaagacagtaaaataaataagataaaaatatagaaaataataaagtgaaaataaagtgaagtaaaatgaaaatataagacaataaaataaatagcacttaatgaaaatatatagataatcatgataaaacacaagaaatctATATAATATGGAGATATAGTAAAGAGtaagtatatataaatatatacatatagagAGAAGAGGCATTGTATCTAAATCTAAATTTCAGGTTTAACTATAATTTTGCACCAAAACAGAAGAACTAacattacaacacacacataactAATAGCTGTTTTCCTGCTATATTATTATGTTGAAAAGCAGAACAAACCGTGTTTTATCCCCTGAAGGAAATCGAGGATCTGATGCAGCAGATCTTCTCTTCAGTCTCTAAAGTGGATCAAACCTTCGGCCTCCCAgatctctcctctgctctcagACAGATCCAGACGCAGTACGACGGCATCGCTGCCAAAAACCTGCAGGTAAACCTCAACAAGGAGTACTTTACAGCATTACTCAAACATGCAAGAAAAATCCACTCTAGGTTTGATTGAACCCGTGTTCGTGTCTGTTCTGGTCCAGGAGATGGATTCCTGGTACAGATCAAAGTTCCAGAACCTGAACGACGCTTCAACCAAACATGTTCAGAGCGTCCGAAGCCTCCGAGAGGAAATCGCTGCTTATAAGAAGGACGTGAGTTTAATCTCTCTTCTTATCTTGACTTCGTAGGCGAAATAAAATGCTCTGAGCTCAGGTACATTTTCTACATTCATCCCCGCTAAATTCAACAAATTAGAGAagaaaaaatctttcaaaacatCACTCATCTATTGTGTGTATAAAAATCTCATTTCCCTGCATCAACACTAGATCAGATAACTGGACCTCAAACTTCCCATTAACCACATTTAAAAGCATGTTATGTTGAATGTGAAATTTTAAAgtctatttattatttaatcaaGTGTGCAAATGATGAAAAGCATCAAAAACCCAAATATTAACGCACAAAAGTatcaaaaacttggatattattgtacaaaagtgtcaaaaccTGGACACTGAGACAGAAAAGTTTCAAAAATTTGGATATTAAGTCATAAAAGAatttaaaacctggatattaatgcagaaaagttttaaaaaccTGCATATTATGCAAGAAAAGTATGAATAATCTGATaattatttcagaaaaaaatatcaaaaacctggatattaatgcagaaaataatcaaaaacctgcataataatgcagaaaagtataaataatctgaatattagtgcagaaaactatcaaaaatctggatattaatgcagaaaagtataaataatctgaatattagtgcagaaaactatcaaaaacctggatattaatgtagaaaagaatcaaaaacttggatattaatgcagAAAAGTATAAATTATCTGAGTATTAGTGCAGAAAACTATCAACAACCTGGATATTATGCACAAAAGTATCAG contains the following coding sequences:
- the ngs gene encoding notochord granular surface isoform X1; the protein is MMSRSPERMSSYRRHFDGSLAFVSGCQVRVSSPSPTRRENRHRSVSFTRAGAGTGTGRRTFSSKSRMTSAVSLGTLCFGMSMGLGPKLDLEAAAAENQAFMLTRSKERQEMVALNDRLAVYIEKVRTLESQNKLLESEIEAVKSRHVRPSGLRQLYEAQLKELRREAEQMKNQRDVTVAAKEAMLGQLELLKTKHEEAVEARRKTEEDIEALRPEVDKATSARIALEKQLENLEAEVVFLQRVHKEEIEDLMQQIFSSVSKVDQTFGLPDLSSALRQIQTQYDGIAAKNLQEMDSWYRSKFQNLNDASTKHVQSVRSLREEIAAYKKDILNKERELDSLKTRNEYLEAQIHDVVLKNKKEEEDIQERMEAIKLDLKVTKEKIALLLREYQDLLNVKMSLEIEIITYRKLIEGEDSRLSSLVHQPPLAAGLRLTSSVTTTSALLSASDTSGPSEAPKMDPAPRDLPNCVEKPPNRVSTASSDTQTDLEMQATEKTERKTLLIRTVKADDDTYESDTQERTFTISGAAADTDEE
- the ngs gene encoding notochord granular surface isoform X2 codes for the protein MMSRSPERMSSYRRHFDGSLAFVSGCQVRVSSPSPTRRENRHRSVSFTRAGAGTGTGRRTFSSKSRMTSAVSLGTLCFGMSMGLGPKLDLEAAAAENQAFMLTRSKERQEMVALNDRLAVYIEKVRTLESQNKLLESEIEAVKSRHVRPSGLRQLYEAQLKELRREAEQMKNQRDVTVAAKEAMLGQLELLKTKHEEAVEARRKTEEDIEALRPEVDKATSARIALEKQLENLEAEVVFLQRVHKEEIEDLMQQIFSSVSKVDQTFGLPDLSSALRQIQTQYDGIAAKNLQEMDSWYRSKFQNLNDASTKHVQSVRSLREEIAAYKKDILNKERELDSLKTRNEYLEAQIHDVVLKNKKEEEDIQERMEAIKLDLKVTKEKIALLLREYQDLLNVKMSLEIEIITYRKLIEGEDSRLSSLVHQPPLAAGLRLTSSVTTTSALLSASDTSGPSEAPKMDPAPRDLPNCVEKPPNRVSTASSDTQTDLEMQATEKTERKTLLIS